The following is a genomic window from Episyrphus balteatus chromosome 1, idEpiBalt1.1, whole genome shotgun sequence.
AaagaacaaacaacaaaaaaatcacacacacacaccaaCTTTTTGATCTATCCATCtcttaccccgtttgtatgaccgatttaaagatcgaattgaaactgaatcgaaatttcgatccaggtatatggaagtaccagatcgaggaatcgaattgaaatagaatcgaaaacacaatttttcttttaaatatatttgcagtaaaatagaaaaatctaaccaaaaacaaagtgcaagtaaaactagatatcataatacatacatacagtaaaattttcaaataagaagacaatcacacacaatttccaccataaattatatctcgagtattcaattcgtttggtatatatgcatattttcgattcgattcagctcccccagtcggatcggatcgacaaatccggattcaattcgattcaggtatatatagacctaaatcctgattcaattcggattcaaatcgccatacaaacggggtatcTATCTTACTAATTTATTATTTCTCAATTCTCATCTTGTTCCTCTCCCACACTCACCttcaccaattttattttatattttcttacctGCTTTTCCATGTTTCTCCATCTTTTACTTTTACATTCAACAATTTATTGTTTGCCTTGACTTGAAGTTGAGAAGAAAAAAAgcgtcttttaaaaaattattctcgTTTGCTGCTGATcacttggcttttttttttaatacaaaatctcagtttttatcaaatttacataaatttaaacttgaagacaaaaaatgttcaaatttacatttcttttaatttctttgttatttggtaagttttctttttattctatttttcttGTTGATcataaaaaagagatattttgCTGTGATCTTGTGTATAAAATCCATCTCTCTGAACTTAGCAATCCACTCATCGGAATGTGGTGTCTACGGACGTGACGGTGGGGGTCGATCCGGTTATGTAGGCCGTCGTAACAATTACATGGCTAGCGCTCCAGTTGCACCGCCACAACCTACATTACCACCAACCCCCAAAGAATACCTCGATGCCAAATCACAGTTTTCGACTTTTGGAATTATTTCCATTATTTTCTGTGTTATAATGAGTGCTTTAGTATTCTACTACAGCATAATGTGTTATCCATTTTTATGTGCGTCGGAGAAGAAATATCATTTTATGGATGTTTCGTCGACAATGACCACAGCTACATCCAGGTCAATACAATCGATTGAGAATTTCCCAGTAGATCAAAAGCAtccaatttaagaaaaaagagatctttcttattaaattcttttataaataagGGAATGTGAGAGGAAGGGTGTAAGAAGATAAAGAAgctgaaaaaaaagagaaaagggTGGAGGAGGAGGAGACACAaagaaaagaaatgaaagaacTGGTTTAACAAAAAAGCAGAACAACGAACAAATTTTCAATtgctcatcatcatcattatcattatcaaaAGAAATAGAAACAGACACACCGGCAGGAAATAACTACCTACTTTTACCATCGAAAAGAAGTCAAAAAGAGTCATCGAAAAGGTAACTTCTTAATAATAAACAAACTGTCCCCGATAATTCTACGAATCCCTGAGAAAGAGATTTATCCatatttacatacatttttttttatcaaaacgaATTCAGCTGTccaaaaaaagactgaaaatgccattagttttcttttttttttatagaagttggCTAATAACTGAGCCTCATATTGTAATAATCATGAAAACAATAAGacacaaaaaacattataaattgATATCAATTAGCCTCTCGTGTGGCTATGAGATGAGATTgcttttatattgaaaaaagattGACATACATTCAATTAAATATCCATGACTCAATTTTACTGAACATTATATcgaataaaaataagttaacaattttttttactactaCCTAACGTCTTCCCCcttgaaaaattaattgtaagccACTCCAAAACATCACAATTTCACAATCAAtgaatcttttttatctttttttgtttttatttgtaagcTTCTGCAGCGTAAATATTCTTTCATTtcggtaaaagggtgtttttttttttgcatgtttgATAGAACTTTAAATTgcggttatttttatttatcatatGGAAAAAAGTAAATAACATGATTGGTATCAATTAAAACACAATTATTCTGGAGGTTCTGGATCCAAATTCAGTCTCTAGTGTACGATTACCGCTCTTTGCGAGAGTTTGACAAAACTCCAAGAGCATCATTGTCATGAAGAAGTGCATGTCAcctaatattaataataataactgtAACGCACACAAGACTGGTTGAGAGTTGTTACACAAAAGGCCTTGCTCTTTCATAGAGTGGTGCCACaagattattatatatttacTTTACTAAAACTTCTAT
Proteins encoded in this region:
- the LOC129918668 gene encoding uncharacterized protein LOC129918668 — encoded protein: MFKFTFLLISLLFAIHSSECGVYGRDGGGRSGYVGRRNNYMASAPVAPPQPTLPPTPKEYLDAKSQFSTFGIISIIFCVIMSALVFYYSIMCYPFLCASEKKYHFMDVSSTMTTATSRSIQSIENFPVDQKHPI